A window of Mesotoga sp. UBA6090 genomic DNA:
TGAAATTAAGTAGCCTTGCCTTTCTAGAAGTCTTGTAAGACTGATTCTGTCTGAGTGCATAGGGAAGATCGGCGTTAGTTAGTTCATCGGTCACCGTAACAATCTGTCCATTGAGCTTTCTTCCACTTATTATTTCATTATGAAAGCTGTCCCATTCATATTTGACCCATTTGGAATTAAGGTTTTCCTTCGTCGTTCCAACAACTACCATTACAAGTGCCTTGTCGAGTGCTTCTTCTATGACTTCTTTGTATGCTGCTTCTCCCAGTTCCTCAATCGAGAAACTGCTCATGAAAACTCTTATGGAATTCGCTTTCAGAAGCTCGTAAAGCTCCTTCGCAATATACCAGTCCCTTGTGTACTCATCATTTTCGTCCGATACTTTGCAGGATATGAATACTTGCCAGTCTTGCGAAGAGTTGCTTGTCATCATTACACCTCTTCGATATACCTACTGAAGTCCTGTCAACTCGTTCATCATCCGGCTATCTTGTTGCAACTAGTGCCGCTTGAAGTGTAACAAAAGTAATAATCTATGATCATTATTATACAATAATGTCATAAGTATCCAGTTTCATGAAAAAGGTTCTCACACTGGAATTCCTCCGGAGGTGGCTTGTTTGAGACTGAGAAAATGGTTGATTCTTGGTGCGGTTGCAGCTCTCATCTTCGTTCTTGGATTCTTCGGTTGGATGAGATTCTTCGATTTGGCCGGCAAAGATATGTCGATTCTTGGATTGCTGGAAGCCACTCTCGGACTCTTCAGATGGAAGACATTTTTCCCAGGGTTTGCAAAAATTCTTAACCTAGGAGATTATGAAATTCCTTTGATCCTCGATATAGCAAGGATAACCGCTCCCTGGATAACCCTATTTGCATTCATAGCACTTGTATTTTCTGTCGTTAGAAGCTTTGCGACATCCTTGAAAGTAAGGCTTTTCTATAGAAACCATGTTGTAGTTTTCGGTTGTGAAGAAACCTGCAAGTATCTTCTTAGTTGTGTGAAAGCCGATTATCCAAGTAGCAAACTTGTATTGTTAAAGAACTCAAGTACACCGAGTTATGTTTGCAACACTTTTGAAGAAAATCCAGTCATTGTTGGCAATCTTGAGGATACTGACATTTTGAATATCTCTGCGATCAATAAAGCCGCTCATATAATACTGGCAACTAACGACGACTCGATAAATATGCGATTGCTCAAGAACATCGAGCAGTTTTTACTCAGAAAGAGTAAACGGAGTAGTACAGAGATCTGGCTTCAGATTGAAGACTTCAAATCATACGAAACCTTCAAAGGCTACAAAGGGGAGGATCCCTCGATAGGAATAGACGTTCATGTATTCAGCGTGTTTCAAAGAATGGCCGCACAGACTGTAGATAGTTTCAGCCCGGATCAGTTCATAGAAACGGCGGGAAAAAAACAAATCGAGATAGCCCTATTTGGTCTTGAAGCTCTTGGGCAATGGATAGTTCTAGAAGCAGCCCAAATGTACCACTTCAACAACATGAAGAAGCTGAGAGTTACTGTGATTGACTGTGATGTTGATGAAAAGATCAGAGATCTACTAAGGATTTGCCCTTTACTAAACCGAGTGATTGACATCCAGTCTATCGATTTGCTTACTTTTCTTGAAATGGATGCTCCAAATTTGCTTTCGAATGTATCATTGTGTTTCATAACTTGGCCAAAGGTTCAGGAGATAGACTTCATATCAAGAAAGCTGAGGCAGCTCTTCTTCAAATCAAAAGAAAATCTGGAGATTCCCAAAATAGTGCTCGTGGACGTCTCATCTTACCAGGGCTCAGAGATAATGAAGGAGTCTCTTGATACTTTGAAGGCAATAGGCATTTCATGT
This region includes:
- a CDS encoding toll/interleukin-1 receptor domain-containing protein translates to MTSNSSQDWQVFISCKVSDENDEYTRDWYIAKELYELLKANSIRVFMSSFSIEELGEAAYKEVIEEALDKALVMVVVGTTKENLNSKWVKYEWDSFHNEIISGRKLNGQIVTVTDELTNADLPYALRQNQSYKTSRKARLLNFIKRKLESFDSRESIPVEEIEEEKAEETFREIQQEAPEEKTDEIEEVGSNRTEEDENLETGDKSSETSMDISEHEPEEASADKISEE